Part of the Lolium rigidum isolate FL_2022 chromosome 6, APGP_CSIRO_Lrig_0.1, whole genome shotgun sequence genome, TAATTATCGTGGCAAGCTGCTGGTCGTGCGATCACGTGAAGTGTTCGCTGATGAATTTGAGCATTTATTTGGCCGGCGGAGTTGGAGGTTGGAGAGGCTCGCGGTGTGGGAGTGAAGAATCATTGTAGGAGTAGTCGCCATCGGCAAGCAATGCAAGCGTGACAGGCCGGCACAGACGATTGTTGTTGGTTTCATCAATGTCGAGATTCGTTCGATTCAATTCCTCAGCTGCTACCTGTACTCGGTAGCTCTCCGGCGCCTCTCCAAAACCGCATCCACACTCTCTCCCCGTCTGAATTTGCCTGCATTTATACACGGGTCTGAAGAGGCGATTTCTTGCCGCCCAATAGGAACAGTTTTCTACGTCACAGCTGCCTCCCATTCCCATGAAGAATACAAGTCATTTTAAAGTTTATACCGGTCAGATAATTTTTTTATAACGTCAAACATTTCTGACTATGAGCACATATACTGAAGCACAGACGAACAGCTTCAGAACCAACTCCTTTTCTCCTTATGTGAACTTCCGGTCTGAAACCGAGCTTCTTTTTAACACTGCAAATTGATCTAGGAGTAGTTCCATGGTTTCCTGCCACGCTTCAATCACATCCAAGGCATTATTATGAGCATCAAACAACCAGAAGAAATAAGAGGACATCTCAGTTTACAGACAGAAAAAAGCGCTACCCAATTCAATTGGAACAAGTGCAACTCACACGATTCTCATGAAATTGACAGTGAAAAAAGGTATCGTTTGCATTTCAAAACGTTTGTGGCTTAGTGATATCATAGACTCATAGTGCAATTAATCATTCTTCCACGTAGCAAAAGATAATAGACAAAAGAATATTTGGCGGTTTAATCATATCAGATATATAACCAAACCATTTCGTTGAGAACAAGACTTATCTTTTCTTTGCAAGTGCATTGTAAAGAATAGCTGAATTGGCTATACAGATTAGACATTATCCTTCCACCTCCCCAGACATTTTTAGGAGATTCTATATACCCACCACTGCTGAGCATGTCGCCCCGTTTGAAAGAGGAGCACCAGGCTGGGTTTTTATCCATCGTCCAGACAGAACCCAAGAGGGATTCTtggaacatgatgaatatacgtcTTTTCTTTGTACAACTGGCATGCACACTactgtggtgttttagagctcaGACTCCGTGATAGGCCTGCAAAATGGAAGTGACAAACGTACTGGGTAAATCAGTCTTCCATATGAGTCCAGAGCTAAAGTGCGTGTAGTTATTACCTTTTCAAATCTATTTACGGCTTCATAATATAATTAAGCCTGCCTCTCCAGATAGTTCTATGTATTTTACGAGAAAATGTAATAGAAAATTCTGTAGTTAAACAATGAATCAGGTTCATTCAATTATGTTGTTGTAACCTAACCAGAAACAAAAAATGAGGGAGTCTATTGTTATTACTTTGTAGTGTGTGACCTATACACACACACCTGTTTAGTTATTATACGAAAGCTTAGGATATGAAAGATCTAGAAAAGGACCACTGTGTGTAAGAAGTGCAGTACCTTTACCCTTATTCCTGTCCTTTGGTAACAGCTCTTCAGCACCAATTCTCATATCAGCATTAGACGAGCGCCTCCTTGCCTTTCTATCTAACGCATCGACCTCGACGATGAAGGTTCCACAGACAGGACGATGATCTGAAAATTTGGACTCCCCGCGGTAGTAGGATAACTGTGAAGTGCCATCTCCACGCCACAATATTCTGTCACACCTGAGCAAGTTCTACTACTTGAGACGTATTCAATGCAATAAGTCACGCAACAGATGGTTCACACACGTAGTACTCAGTCACTGGAAGAAAGTAACTTTAACTACATTACTGAATATTAAAACTACATCATGCAGAATTTAATTTTTTACTATGCTGTGGCGTGGAAGTAATTAGCACCGCATGCTAAGGCCTCTTTGGTTTAATGGACTCTCAAAGAACTTTTGTAGGATCTTGATCCTTACGAATTTTTATGTTCTAAGATATGCAAAGTGTTTACATGTTCTAAACAAAACTCTTTGAAACATTCCAATGCTTCCCCTATGGTGCAATAAAATAACCATTCAACTTTGTAGGATTTAAGATGACATAACAATCACAGAGGCCCTATGTTTGTGCCTAATTAAGACATTATTATTTCCATGTTTTTCAAACAGGGCTTCTTTGTCACAGAACTAGTTAAAACTGGTGCATACCATGCTGGTGTTCTCCTCTTTTTAATTGATGTTGCAGTCTCACCAGCATAAGCATCCGAGTTGCAGGAGTACTTGTATGTTGGAGCAAAATATATCTTCCCCTCATTCCACCCCTTAAACACTCGTCCAGCATCCCGTTCAATTTTAAGCTGAAGAACAAAATAGGACATAACATTAGGGAAGAGAATATTTGCAGAAGAGAATTACAGTTGCCAGAATAAGGACATCTTTTGAAATATTTTATGTCACCTTTTCTGATTATTTAGTAGCACTAACTTCTTACAAAACTGGAATTTGTCAACTAATAAGAAGTTACCTGGTCCTTTTCGAAAAGGGCATCCCAATTATTTTCTGTCAAAAACTTTTTTGTATCTGCGTAGCTCAGCGCAATACGGTAGTTCAAATCCCCAAACCATATCACCTTGCTGAGACCAACAGTGAACTAGTTAATTCTAGAATACAAAACTGTCAAGAAGATGTACGAGCATAAATATCACTGCATTCTTACTCATGCTCAAGAATTCTCTCTGGGATTCTTCGCCCAGCTCTCCTGCAAAGCCTTGAAAACAGCGTGAGCCGCAGTATCTCTAGAACATCAGAGTTTCTTTTGAATTCATCGCCTTCTTTCTGACCTGAAGCCAAATGGCTGCAGATGAAACAAAAGCTTGTCTGGTGCACTGTCATGCTTACTGATATACATCCCTGCAGTAGAAGTGTATTCAGGATACGGATAATTGATTACAGGATTACTTCAAATCTGATTCAGTCCTGACCTTGTTTCCTAGACAGCCTAGAATTCCTCGCCCTATGCACGATGTTCTTAGATGGCCGATGTGCTGCACTAGTTCTTTCTTTACCCAAACAGTGACAAAAATACCAACCATTTGTTTGCACACTATGAGATTATATTTTAGTTGATCCCTTGCAGTGGGAGCAGAAGTTACTTCACTTAGAACAGAGCTGCGAGAATCCCTTGTATTCTCTTTCTCTTCCTCTCCCGAGGAATCAGTCTCGTCAACGTGTTTTTTCGGGCGTCGAAAGCAAGCATCCTTGTAAGATGATTTGATCATTTCGATTGGGCAGTTGCAGGTCTTAAGCTGCTTTCTGTGGAGTGGCATGAAGGGTTTACTAATGGATTTCAGAAAAGACTTCTGAAATATTGTAGAACCACTTGCTGTTTTTGTTAAGTCAGAGAATGAAGCATCGAGGcttgaagaagctcgggaggaGGTTGATTCGTTGGAGGGAGATGGCTGATGCTGAAAGACATTGGTATCACTGTCAGCAGGCCGGTTTAATGCTTGGTTTATAAGAACAAGCCATTTTGCAGCTGGTTCGTTGTCTTCTACCACAAGCACGTTACCAGCATTGAGCGGAACAATTTCCTGAAAACTGTTTAAAGATTAAATGAGAAGAATTAATGGCATGAATAAAAAACAATCACTAGATACCCTTGAAACTTCAAAATGGACCAGGATTTATTGTGCTGAATACAAATACTAAATGTCTCAATGACAGTCCATTGCCACATCAAACAAGGTTTACTTGTAACTTTTCAGCTATGCACTGAATCTTTTTAtatgagaagaattatattcaagCATTAAACAGGCTTTATAACTAGTAATGTTGCAGAAAAATATCTTTGTATCTGTTAAAAGATCAGTGGAAAACCTACCCCAACACATAAATATCTGAATTGTCATCAGGTGGAACAAAATCATCCATGTTCAGTTCAGCAGTAGGTGCTTTACCACCAACATTCCAGGTAGAGACAAATATTCTGTTTAACAAAAGTAGAGAGTAATGAATCTGATCTGTTGGCATTAAAATAGGATGGTAAAATGATAGGATACGAAATTGCAGCTGTGTACCTGAGGGTCTcggttgttttattcatagaaggTTGGGCCAGGAAATGGCTGAGACGTATGCTCTTAACTCCTGGTTTGAATTAAAGCGGCACAAGAAATCAATCGAAGGTATTAACAGCTTAATCCAAATAATCAAAAAAAAACATAGGTTCTGCTAGATAGTGAAGTACCTGAAAGTGTTCTCAGTGGGGAAGAGGATACTGTCTTACAAGAACTTAGTCCAACGTCACCTGCTGTAGTAAAGAGGAGCATACAGCACAGTTAATTCATGCGCCTTGTTTCATGACTGTAGTGGAGCTTCACATTAATCTCTATATAATTTAGACTATTTGATGCGTGCTTCCTAAACTGAAACAATGCCATGTTTTGGTTTTACAATGCAGTGTTCAGAAAAATGGAATGATGGGTTATGGTCAATAATGCTTTATGTTACATTACTGTTTGGACTGCAGGTTTTGCAAAGGCACGCTTTTGGGTAAAAGTAACTTGCCACTATAGATTTGGTGAACAATTTGGTGAAAACGTTGCTTGGCCAAAGCTCGTTTGCATTTGTTCCACTATTTCTTTTCTTCAAAAGATAATTGTACCGGTTTTTTTTCTTCTGAGCTTTGCAGGCAGGAGGCTTTATTTtcgagttattgaaataatagaatGTCTTTTCAGGATTAACCAAGAAAGATTTCAGATTCATGTCAGACACTATTAAAAAGCTTGAATTTTTTTGCTGAAACATAGGATCAAAAGAACCTCCAAATATGTTTTCATCTGTCATCGGGAAAGTAAAGGGAAAATGGTCGATTAGATTTTTCCCGAAAATGAAGGTAGATAGGTATGTTGTGAAGGGGTGGATATGAACCAACCTGCATTGCAGGTTGAACCGTCTGTCTTCTTTGCAGATTTCTTATCCTTTGTACCGAAAAGTTTCGGGTGACAACCCTGGAACGCAAATCCAGTATCTTTTTTTAAGATAAAGTTTTTTACATCTATAGACAATGCAGTTGAGGAAATGCATGTCACCTTCATTTTTTCCTCACCGGTGAAGGCCATCACATCAATAGCTGAACCCAGAACAAGCCTTTCCCTCTCTCAGTTCCAAGTCCGGTCAGCAAGTCCTCCAAGACTCCAATGCCGAAGGATCTGCAAGGAGAGTTCATCACAGGATTCATACAAAGAtgcaaaattggagccatagcacCGCAAAATATGTCGATGAAACAAACGATCCAAAAGAAACCAGCCAGCTGAGACAGAGCAGGAAGAACACACCGATCCTCGTAAAAATCCCCCAACAGTTGGGCGTCGTCAAGATGCAATTTTGTATCCCGATCTTCCTCTACGGATCCAACGCATCCCAAATTCGCAATGCCAGAAGGACGGACGGACGGACGGACGCACCCACCTTTAATCAAAGAAATCAGCCTCCTCCGGCCAGATCCTGGCGCTCCCGCGATCCCAAACCAAAACCCTCACTGCTACTGCAACTctgctggcggcggcgcgcggcgagccCTGGAATCCG contains:
- the LOC124662083 gene encoding type I inositol polyphosphate 5-phosphatase 10-like, with translation MAFTGEEKMKGCHPKLFGTKDKKSAKKTDGSTCNAAGDVGLSSCKTVSSSPLRTLSGVKSIRLSHFLAQPSMNKTTETLRIFVSTWNVGGKAPTAELNMDDFVPPDDNSDIYVLGFQEIVPLNAGNVLVVEDNEPAAKWLVLINQALNRPADSDTNVFQHQPSPSNESTSSRASSSLDASFSDLTKTASGSTIFQKSFLKSISKPFMPLHRKQLKTCNCPIEMIKSSYKDACFRRPKKHVDETDSSGEEEKENTRDSRSSVLSEVTSAPTARDQLKYNLIVCKQMVGIFVTVWVKKELVQHIGHLRTSCIGRGILGCLGNKGCISVSMTVHQTSFCFICSHLASGQKEGDEFKRNSDVLEILRLTLFSRLCRRAGRRIPERILEHDKVIWFGDLNYRIALSYADTKKFLTENNWDALFEKDQLKIERDAGRVFKGWNEGKIYFAPTYKYSCNSDAYAGETATSIKKRRTPAWCDRILWRGDGTSQLSYYRGESKFSDHRPVCGTFIVEVDALDRKARRRSSNADMRIGAEELLPKDRNKGKGLSRSLSSKTPQ